The following coding sequences are from one Elusimicrobium minutum Pei191 window:
- a CDS encoding PIN/TRAM domain-containing protein: MSLWLFRLSALVAFPFLTYNFIQNDKVGLLAGLACAVILIFVEVVFKKLRLIKIMIFLFGGIMGYFVYAFFDHCVFRMNIPDFTYYWDKYEMWVQVALVSIGAIVSVIKSRDLEGLNKIGKHLKVIDITAFIDGRVVDLVDTGFLSGVLVFPKFVLDYLDNLANSKDALERAKGRRGLDVVARLQEQTEVPVRITNKAVDADTEAERIIKLAQGLKAEVVTLDFNVNKMGAIYDVVVLNISDLATALKPVVLPGETMSLFIMKDGKEKDQGVGYLDDGTMVVVEEGRKHVGKRVEVSVYSILQTSAGRMIFAKVK, translated from the coding sequence ATGTCTCTTTGGCTTTTCAGGCTGTCTGCTTTAGTTGCTTTCCCTTTTTTAACTTATAATTTTATACAAAATGATAAAGTCGGTTTGCTTGCCGGCCTCGCATGCGCGGTTATTTTAATTTTTGTAGAAGTTGTCTTTAAAAAATTACGTCTTATAAAGATAATGATATTTTTATTCGGTGGTATAATGGGTTATTTTGTTTACGCTTTTTTTGACCACTGCGTTTTTAGAATGAATATTCCTGATTTTACCTATTATTGGGATAAGTATGAAATGTGGGTTCAGGTGGCATTGGTTTCTATAGGCGCTATCGTAAGCGTAATAAAATCACGCGATTTAGAAGGTTTAAACAAAATAGGCAAACATTTAAAAGTTATTGACATAACAGCCTTTATCGACGGACGTGTTGTTGATTTGGTTGACACGGGTTTTTTATCAGGCGTTTTGGTTTTTCCTAAATTCGTACTTGATTATTTAGATAATTTGGCAAACTCAAAAGACGCTTTGGAACGCGCCAAAGGAAGGCGCGGGCTTGACGTGGTAGCCAGACTTCAGGAACAGACAGAGGTTCCTGTAAGAATAACAAATAAAGCTGTTGACGCCGATACTGAAGCGGAAAGAATCATTAAACTGGCACAAGGTTTAAAGGCGGAAGTTGTTACTTTAGATTTTAACGTAAATAAAATGGGCGCTATTTATGACGTTGTTGTTTTAAACATAAGCGACTTGGCCACGGCTCTTAAACCGGTTGTTTTGCCGGGCGAAACTATGTCTTTATTTATTATGAAAGACGGTAAAGAAAAAGACCAGGGCGTCGGCTATCTTGACGACGGTACCATGGTTGTTGTTGAGGAAGGAAGAAAGCATGTCGGTAAACGCGTGGAAGTTTCCGTTTATTCTATACTTCAAACCTCGGCCGGAAGAATGATATTTGCAAAAGTAAAATAA
- the cysS gene encoding cysteine--tRNA ligase produces MQLYNSLTKEKEKIVPINVDYATMYACGPTVYNYAHIGNLRTYIFEDILVRALRLEMPVKHVMNVTDVGHLTSDGDSGDDKMELGAAREGKSAWDIAKFYEKKFFEDFDSLNCVRPSVISRATEHIKEMIELVSILEQKGFTYKTSDGIYYDTSKFSHYHDLVGASHISGLKSGARVEFNTEKRNPSDFALWKFSPKDKKRQMEWDSPWGTGFPGWHIECSAMAMKYLGPTIDIHCGGIDHVAIHHTNEIAQSEAATGKQYVRYWVHGEFLVLHAGKMSKSDGTFLTLDALKEKGYKPLDYRYLCLGAHYRTQLEFTFESLDFAKASLKGLRDRAKALKDGVVDEAQVEEFKAKFAAALKDDLNTSKGLAVIWETLKSNAADGTKKEFLKYTEFVFALDLFKVEKEAGVEIPAEVQSLLDERANARKEKDFKKSDELRDKINTLGFIVKDTPQGQKLEAK; encoded by the coding sequence ATGCAGCTTTATAACAGTTTAACCAAAGAAAAAGAAAAAATAGTTCCCATAAATGTTGATTACGCCACCATGTACGCGTGCGGCCCCACTGTTTATAATTATGCCCATATCGGCAATTTAAGGACTTATATTTTTGAAGATATTCTTGTGCGCGCGCTCCGTTTGGAGATGCCGGTTAAGCATGTTATGAATGTTACCGATGTCGGGCACCTTACCTCGGACGGTGACAGCGGGGATGATAAAATGGAGCTCGGTGCGGCAAGGGAAGGTAAATCAGCCTGGGATATCGCCAAGTTTTACGAAAAAAAGTTTTTTGAGGATTTTGATTCTCTTAACTGCGTCCGCCCCAGCGTAATATCAAGAGCTACCGAGCATATTAAAGAAATGATTGAGCTTGTTTCGATTCTTGAACAAAAAGGTTTTACTTATAAAACTTCAGACGGTATTTATTATGACACTTCCAAATTTTCCCATTATCATGACTTGGTGGGCGCTTCGCACATAAGCGGTTTAAAAAGCGGCGCCAGGGTGGAATTTAATACGGAAAAAAGAAACCCGAGCGACTTTGCTTTATGGAAATTTTCACCCAAAGACAAAAAAAGACAAATGGAGTGGGACAGCCCGTGGGGAACAGGTTTTCCCGGTTGGCACATTGAATGTTCCGCCATGGCAATGAAGTATTTAGGCCCAACCATAGATATACATTGCGGCGGTATAGACCATGTTGCAATACATCACACAAACGAAATCGCGCAGAGCGAAGCCGCTACCGGCAAGCAGTATGTGCGGTACTGGGTGCACGGCGAGTTTTTGGTTTTGCACGCGGGCAAAATGTCTAAATCGGATGGAACTTTTTTAACTTTGGACGCGCTTAAAGAAAAGGGTTATAAACCTTTAGATTACAGATATTTATGCCTTGGCGCGCATTACAGAACCCAGTTGGAGTTTACCTTTGAAAGTTTAGACTTTGCCAAAGCCAGTTTAAAAGGACTGCGTGATCGAGCGAAGGCTTTAAAAGACGGCGTTGTCGACGAGGCGCAGGTTGAGGAGTTTAAAGCAAAATTTGCTGCCGCTTTAAAAGATGATTTAAACACTTCAAAAGGTTTAGCCGTTATATGGGAAACGTTAAAGAGCAACGCCGCTGATGGAACAAAAAAAGAATTTTTAAAATATACCGAATTTGTTTTCGCCTTAGATTTATTTAAAGTTGAAAAAGAAGCCGGGGTTGAAATTCCTGCCGAAGTGCAGTCTTTATTAGACGAACGCGCTAATGCCAGGAAAGAAAAGGACTTTAAAAAGTCCGACGAATTGCGTGATAAAATAAACACGCTGGGGTTTATTGTTAAAGATACTCCCCAAGGACAAAAGCTGGAGGCAAAATAA
- the ispD gene encoding 2-C-methyl-D-erythritol 4-phosphate cytidylyltransferase: MNDFKVSAIIVAGGSGTRMGRPKQMLDIAGKPALARTVEAFKKVKNITEIIVVSAPETAAEIKKIFPEIKTVAPGATRLGSVISGVEAVDKNADVISVHDGARPLVNPEKVDLALKTAYDKGASVLAVPVKDTIKECSNGVVCKTLDRGVLYAAQTPQSYRADVLKNALEKYGKELNATDESQLVEKTGVKVNIVESDYKNIKITTPEDLIMAEALVKEDKETIYRTGIGFDLHRLVEGRKLFIGGLEIPHTKGFLGHSDGDVVLHAVCDAALGAVCAGEIGVYYPPTDAKIEGISSVDIAKKVIEILKEKNARIVHIDAVIITEEPKMKPHYQAIRESLGKVFNMGVDSISFKSKSHEKLGDIGAGNAAMCQCVVTVKTER; this comes from the coding sequence ATGAACGATTTTAAGGTTTCGGCTATTATAGTTGCGGGGGGCAGCGGCACCAGAATGGGGCGTCCTAAACAGATGCTTGATATTGCCGGCAAACCCGCGCTTGCAAGAACGGTTGAGGCTTTTAAAAAAGTAAAAAATATTACGGAAATTATTGTTGTTTCCGCGCCGGAAACGGCGGCGGAAATTAAAAAAATATTTCCCGAAATTAAAACCGTTGCGCCCGGTGCGACAAGATTAGGTTCCGTAATAAGCGGTGTTGAAGCGGTTGATAAAAACGCGGATGTCATTTCCGTGCATGACGGCGCCAGGCCGCTTGTAAACCCGGAAAAAGTTGATTTAGCGCTTAAAACAGCCTATGATAAAGGCGCCAGCGTTTTAGCTGTGCCCGTTAAAGACACTATTAAAGAATGTTCAAACGGCGTTGTGTGTAAAACCTTGGACCGCGGAGTTTTATACGCCGCCCAAACCCCGCAAAGCTACAGGGCGGATGTTTTAAAAAACGCTTTAGAAAAATACGGCAAAGAGTTAAACGCTACGGATGAATCCCAGCTTGTTGAAAAAACGGGCGTTAAAGTAAATATTGTCGAGTCCGACTATAAAAATATTAAAATAACAACTCCGGAAGATTTAATTATGGCAGAAGCTTTAGTTAAAGAAGATAAAGAAACAATTTACAGAACAGGCATTGGCTTTGATCTGCACAGGCTTGTTGAGGGGCGTAAACTTTTTATAGGCGGTTTGGAAATACCGCATACAAAAGGCTTTTTGGGCCACAGCGACGGCGACGTTGTTTTGCATGCTGTGTGCGACGCGGCTTTGGGCGCGGTTTGCGCCGGCGAAATTGGTGTTTATTACCCGCCTACCGATGCTAAAATAGAAGGCATTTCCAGTGTTGATATAGCTAAAAAAGTTATAGAAATATTAAAAGAAAAAAACGCCAGAATCGTTCACATAGACGCGGTTATAATAACGGAAGAACCGAAAATGAAACCGCATTATCAGGCTATACGTGAAAGCCTTGGCAAAGTTTTTAATATGGGGGTTGACAGTATCAGCTTTAAATCCAAAAGCCATGAAAAACTTGGCGACATCGGCGCGGGTAACGCTGCTATGTGCCAGTGTGTTGTAACAGTAAAAACAGAGAGGTAG
- the rpsO gene encoding 30S ribosomal protein S15, which translates to MVLSVNDRKEIMGKFQASAADTGSPAVQVALITERIKYLSGHLKANPKDFAGERGLTKLVGQRKRLLSYLKKKDFAKYTQVTKELNLRK; encoded by the coding sequence ATGGTATTATCAGTAAATGACAGAAAAGAAATTATGGGCAAATTCCAGGCTTCAGCCGCAGACACCGGCAGCCCGGCCGTACAAGTAGCGCTCATTACAGAAAGAATCAAATATCTTTCCGGACACCTCAAAGCAAACCCGAAAGACTTTGCCGGGGAAAGAGGTCTTACCAAATTAGTAGGCCAAAGAAAAAGACTTCTTTCTTATTTGAAGAAAAAAGATTTCGCCAAATATACCCAAGTTACAAAAGAACTTAACTTAAGGAAATAA
- the pnp gene encoding polyribonucleotide nucleotidyltransferase, with protein MSNINKTTQDVIVGDKTLSLETGWVAKQADGSVIARMGDTMVLATAVSDKVQKPGISDFVPLTVNYKERTYAAGKIPGGFFKRESRASKKETLASRIIDRSLRPLFPSGYTCETNVTAMVLSADGVYDTEVLAVMASSTALIISSIPFTTPVAAVRIGRLNGNFIVNPTLEEQKSCDMDLIISGSLEGMLMVEGGAKEVSEEDVIKALETAKPAIDILCKAQLELKEKAGKEKFSFQAETVPQDVVDLGNNKYRAEVANILNAFYDKQTRDVKIAELKAAFAEEIKEAHGDNASTFAGITMENLSYEESRKLVLEKGVRVDGRKTDEIRQLNSITGLLPRAHGSALFTRGQTQGLVVTTLGTSGDAQLVESLEESYDETFMLHYNFPGFSTGECKPDRAPGRREIGHGELARRALLPLIPDADKFPYTIRVVSDIMESNGSSSMASVCGGSLSLFDAGVPMKAACSGIAMGLIKEGDKYAVLSDIMGLEDHLGDMDFKLTGSRNGITAFQMDVKLAGGISIEILKEAVAQATKGRMHIMDHMDSVLPEPRKDVSKFAPVIYTMRIPQDKIGALIGPGGKNIKRITETTDTKIDINDDGVVQIAAVNGDKLAMAKAEIELLTAEVELNKIYKGKVVSIQPFGAFVELIPGKDGLLHISEIDKKRINKVEDVLKMGDIVEVKVVEIDNNGKVRLSRKVLL; from the coding sequence ATGTCTAATATAAATAAAACAACCCAAGACGTCATAGTGGGAGATAAAACTCTATCACTGGAAACGGGCTGGGTAGCAAAACAGGCAGACGGCAGCGTAATAGCCCGCATGGGTGATACAATGGTGCTTGCCACAGCAGTTTCAGATAAAGTGCAAAAACCCGGAATTTCCGACTTTGTTCCTTTAACCGTTAATTATAAAGAAAGAACATACGCCGCGGGTAAAATCCCCGGCGGTTTTTTCAAAAGAGAATCAAGAGCCAGCAAAAAAGAAACCTTGGCAAGCCGCATCATTGACCGTTCTTTAAGACCTTTGTTCCCTTCAGGCTATACCTGCGAAACAAATGTTACCGCTATGGTATTATCGGCCGATGGTGTTTATGATACAGAAGTTCTTGCCGTAATGGCATCGTCAACGGCTTTGATTATCTCTTCTATTCCGTTCACAACGCCTGTTGCCGCGGTAAGAATCGGCAGACTTAACGGCAATTTTATCGTCAACCCTACCTTAGAAGAACAAAAATCATGTGATATGGACCTTATCATATCAGGTTCTTTAGAAGGCATGCTTATGGTTGAAGGCGGCGCTAAAGAAGTTTCCGAAGAAGACGTTATTAAAGCTTTAGAAACAGCCAAACCCGCTATTGATATTTTATGCAAAGCGCAGCTTGAACTTAAAGAAAAAGCCGGTAAAGAGAAATTCAGCTTCCAGGCGGAAACTGTTCCCCAGGATGTAGTTGATTTGGGTAACAATAAATACAGAGCTGAAGTCGCAAATATTTTAAACGCTTTTTACGACAAGCAGACAAGAGACGTTAAAATAGCCGAGCTTAAAGCCGCTTTCGCGGAAGAAATTAAAGAAGCCCACGGCGATAACGCTTCCACCTTCGCGGGTATTACGATGGAAAATCTTTCTTATGAAGAATCCCGCAAACTCGTGCTTGAAAAAGGTGTTCGCGTCGATGGCAGAAAGACCGACGAAATCAGACAGCTTAACAGCATCACCGGTTTACTTCCCAGAGCGCACGGTTCGGCTTTATTTACAAGAGGCCAGACACAGGGCTTAGTGGTTACCACATTAGGCACATCGGGCGACGCCCAGCTTGTTGAAAGCTTAGAAGAAAGCTATGATGAAACATTTATGCTTCACTATAACTTCCCCGGTTTTTCCACTGGCGAATGTAAACCTGACAGAGCCCCCGGCAGACGTGAAATCGGCCACGGCGAACTTGCGAGAAGAGCACTTTTACCTTTAATTCCGGACGCGGATAAATTTCCTTACACAATAAGGGTTGTATCCGACATTATGGAATCAAACGGTTCAAGCTCAATGGCAAGCGTTTGCGGCGGTTCTTTATCCTTATTTGACGCAGGCGTTCCCATGAAAGCCGCGTGCTCGGGCATTGCCATGGGTCTTATTAAAGAAGGCGATAAATACGCGGTTCTTTCCGATATTATGGGCCTTGAAGACCACCTCGGAGATATGGACTTTAAGCTTACCGGTTCACGCAACGGTATAACCGCTTTCCAGATGGACGTTAAATTAGCGGGCGGTATTTCTATAGAAATATTAAAAGAAGCCGTAGCGCAGGCCACAAAAGGCAGAATGCATATTATGGACCATATGGACAGCGTGTTACCTGAACCCAGGAAAGACGTTTCCAAATTCGCTCCCGTCATTTATACAATGAGGATTCCTCAAGATAAAATAGGCGCCTTAATAGGCCCCGGCGGTAAAAATATCAAAAGAATTACCGAGACAACGGATACAAAAATTGATATTAATGACGACGGCGTTGTGCAGATAGCCGCGGTCAACGGTGATAAACTTGCCATGGCTAAGGCCGAAATCGAACTTTTAACCGCGGAAGTTGAACTTAACAAAATCTACAAAGGCAAAGTAGTTTCAATACAGCCTTTTGGCGCTTTTGTTGAGCTTATTCCCGGTAAAGACGGCTTGCTCCACATCTCTGAAATCGACAAAAAACGCATTAATAAGGTTGAAGATGTCCTTAAAATGGGCGATATTGTTGAAGTTAAAGTTGTGGAAATTGACAACAACGGCAAAGTCCGCTTGTCACGCAAAGTATTGCTTTAA